A genomic stretch from Lathyrus oleraceus cultivar Zhongwan6 chromosome 2, CAAS_Psat_ZW6_1.0, whole genome shotgun sequence includes:
- the LOC127121631 gene encoding uncharacterized protein LOC127121631: protein MGGSKASSTSEVGNGLPRCGCNETMKLLVSKSIENPGRKFWKCRNYMNGCGLFLWDDLVSEFAVKETNPSGCRQCEVNKAYLIEFAKEIVEEIDCRVGKLNKLEKLKKKIAMEKRKNLWLMFVIGLSWMLIAAMVKLV from the exons ATGGGTGGCAGCAAGGCATCTTCCACGAGTGAAGTTGGAAACGGCTTACCAAGATGTGGATGCAATGAAACCATGAAGTTGTTGGTCTCCAAGTCAATTGAAAACCCCGGTCGCAAATTTTGGAAATGCAGGAATTATATG AATGGGTGCGGTTTATTTTTGTGGGATGATTTGGTCAGTGAGTTTGCAGTGAAAGAAACCAATCCGTCCGGATGCCGCCAATGTGAAGTCAACAAGGcttatttgattgaatttgcTAAAGAGATTGTTGAGGAGATAGATTGCAGAGTCGGAAAGCTTAACAAGTTAGAAAAACTGAAGAAAAAGATTGCAATGGAAAAGAGGAAAAATTTATGGTTAATGTTTGTAATTGGTCTGTCATGGATGTTGATAGCAGCTATGGTTAAGTTAGTCTAA